A genomic region of Antennarius striatus isolate MH-2024 chromosome 16, ASM4005453v1, whole genome shotgun sequence contains the following coding sequences:
- the zbedx gene encoding uncharacterized protein zbedx, whose amino-acid sequence MDVEQNETGSEAKSAMHTWRYRHHFTYKADQGKNIIVQCNLCLPRVNLLSTSKTSTSNLKKHLDRTHLGCEARPDAKRGRKKEEHNGEESRHCQLKKLKAEIISKCMTQTKTDDLIFNFIVEDCQSFYMLEQPGFRKLIAGLTDGLKSMDRVTLFTKVDHAFSRMREELMAKLSNIQYVCTTADIWTANSRSFFGMTCHWIDALSLERKSATLGFARLQGRITYDTIAGRIHDIHVAYNIESKVQTTVTDNGSPFVSVFKEFVVDSAESDDDIGFYENVSAVLEGEPEQDMLLFLPTVQRCASHTLELIVTEDFWQAVSQGPMCQLHYSAMAKVHAIWSKCHHLQVGMDAAEEIGKMALVVPAVIRWNVEFCAVQKIVSLTERELTELCARLEVPRMQPEEMAFLKEYVTVFHPLAFALELFQAEQKCYLGLVIPTVLSLKNKLNEQKDAANYFADVINAIVVAIDMRFQELFASTEAKIATATTPQFRLWWMGASEREEMCTLLATEASQVDPCTVTEANTSRNLSTIESEDDFFSYGPVKPSIQIQQRGVMEEIRKYVEGTGKSLECLQDFPRVKQLFLKYNTTLPSTAPVQRLFSQKGNLVTSQRNFLTDDYFERIQLLRYNSSVCTLITEAFP is encoded by the exons ATGGATGTGGAACAAAATGAAACTGGAAGCGAGGCTAAATCGGCTATGCATACTTGGCGTTATCGCCACCATTTCACGTACAAGGCAGATCAAGGGAAAAATATCATCGTTCAATGTAATCTGTGTCTGCCAAGGGTTAATCTGCTTTCCACGTCGAAAACCTCAACATCCAACCTAAAGAAGCATTTAGAC AGAACACATTTGGGCTGTGAAGCCAGGCCTGATGCCAAGAGgggaaggaaaaaagaagagcACAACGGGGAAGAAAGTAGACACTGCCAACTCAAAAAACTTAAAGCGGAAATCATCTCAAAATGCATGACCCAAACAAAGACTGATGATCtcattttcaatttcattgtgGAAGACTGTCAGTCTTTTTACATGCTAGAGCAGCCTGGCTTCAGGAAGTTGATTGCAGGCTTAACTGATGGGCTTAAGTCCATGGACAGGGTGACCTTGTTTACAAAAGTGGACCATGCTTTCTCCAGGATGCGGGAAGAACTGATGGCAAAACTTAGCAACATCCAGTATGTGTGCACCACGGCTGACATCTGGACCGCCAACAGCAGGAGTTTCTTCGGGATGACCTGTCATTGGATCGATGCATTGTCTTTGGAGAGGAAGTCCGCCACTCTGGGCTTTGCGCGCCTGCAGGGTCGGATCACGTATGACACGATTGCTGGACGTATACATGACATTCACGTGGCGTACAATATTGAAAGCAAAGTCCAAACCACAGTTACTGATAATGGCAGCCCTTTTGTCAGCGTGTTCAAAGAGTTTGTAGTGGACAGTGCAGAAAGTGACGATGACATTGGCTTCTATGAAAACGTGAGTGCAGTCCTCGAGGGTGAGCCAGAGCAGGACATGCTTCTGTTTTTGCCGACTGTGCAGCGCTGTGCGTCACACACCTTGGAGCTGATTGTCACTGAAGACTTCTGGCAGGCTGTGTCGCAGGGGCCCATGTGTCAGCTACATTACAGCGCCATGGCTAAGGTACATGCTATATGGAGTAAATGTCACCATCTCCAAGTTGGCATGGATGCGGCGGAGGAAATAGGAAAGATGGCGCTGGTGGTCCCTGCCGTCATACGATGGAACGTGGAGTTCTGTGCTGTGCAGAAAATTGTCTCTCTCACGGAGCGGGAGTTAACGGAGCTGTGTGCGCGGCTGGAGGTCCCGCGTATGCAGCCTGAGGAGATGGCGTTCCTCAAAGAATACGTGACTGTGTTTCACCCACTCGCTTTTGCTCTTGAACTTTTCCAAGCGGAGCAGAAATGTTACCTAGGACTGGTCATCCCAACTGTACTGAGTCTTAAGAACAAGTTAAATGAACAGAAAGATGCTGCAAATTActttgctgatgtcatcaaTGCCATTGTTGTTGCGATCGACATGCGTTTTCAGGAGCTGTTTGCGAGCACAGAAGCGAAGATCGCGACCGCCACGACTCCTCAGTTTCGTCTGTGGTGGATGGGAGCCTCTGAAAGGGAAGAAATGTGCACGCTGTTGGCCACAGAAGCCTCTCAAGTGGATCCTTGTACCGTGACAGAGGCGAACACCAGTCGCAACCTTTCCACCATCGAGTCCGAAGATGACTTCTTCAGCTACGGGCCGGTGAAGCCTTCTATCCAGATCCAGCAGCGGGGAGTAATGGAGGAAATTCGCAAGTATGTTGAAGGAACGGGAAAGAGCCTCGAGTGCCTGCAGGACTTCCCCAGGGTGAAGCAGCTTTTCCTAAAATACAACACCACTTTGCCGTCCACGGCCCCTGTCCAACGTCTCTTCAGTCAGAAGGGAAACCTGGTCACCTCGCAGAGAAACTTTCTGACTGATGACTACTTTGAACGCATTCAGCTTTTGAGATACAATAGCAGCGTGTGTACGCTGATCACTGAGGCTTTTCCCTGA
- the aimp2 gene encoding aminoacyl tRNA synthase complex-interacting multifunctional protein 2 isoform X1 produces MPMYQVKPITGGHIEAELPTCMYKLPHIHAQRGSCCPSEHALQNGEMDPGVKALEARQDEIMRKLYELKAAVEGLAKTVTTPDADLDLTVSSSLSSQSFSSTSFTGATDLDAVLGKDLGALRDIVINANPEKPPLSLLVLCSLLCQRYRVLSTVHVHSSVTNVPSQLLSCLGPRHADSYARQMFQLGFTLIWKDVPKLQMKFSVQNMCPIEGEANVARFLFKLLAPYPSDPALATLVDSWVDVAFFQLAEGSAKERSVVLRSLNATLGRSPWLAGPEFSLADITCYCCVQQSGMASSAPANVQRWLKSCENLGHFSLVKLLLP; encoded by the exons ATGCCCATGTACCAGGTAAAGCCCATCACCGGGGGCCACATAGAGGCCGAATTACCAACCTGCATGTACAAGTTACCCCACATCCACGCGCAgagaggaagctgctgcccctctGAACACGCGCTCCAG AACGGTGAGATGGACCCTGGGGTCAAAGCTCTGGAGGCCAGGCAGGATGAGATCATGAGAAAACTGTATGAGCTCAAAGCAGCAGTGGAGGGCCTGGCCAAGACAGTGACCACCCCAGATGCCGATCTGGACCTGACAGTCAGCAGCAGCCTCTCCTCCCAAAGCTTCAGTTCCACAAGTTTTACAGGTGCCACTGACCTGGATGCAGTACTGGGAAAG GACCTCGGTGCTCTCCGAGATATCGTCATAAATGCCAACCCAGAAAAGCCGCCTCTCTCTCTGCTGGTGCTCTGCAGTCTGCTGTGCCAGCGCTACCGCGTGCTCTCCACCGTGCACGTCCACTCCTCAGTTACCAATGTGCCGTCACAGCTCTTGTCCTGCCTCGGTCCACGCCATGCAGACAGCTATGCCCGTCAAATGTTTCAGCTGGGCTTCACCCTCATATGGAAGGATG TTCCCAAACTGCAGATGAAGTTCAGTGTCCAGAACATGTGTCCCATTGAAGGCGAGGCCAACGTGGCACGCTTCCTCTTCAAGTTGCTGGCTCCCTACCCAAGTGACCCTGCTCTTGCCACATTGGTGGACAGCTGGGTAGACGTGGCTTTCTTCCAGCTGGCAGAGGGCAGCGCCAAGGAGCGTTCTGTTGTCCTGCGGTCCCTCAATGCCACTCTGGGGCGCAGTCCGTGGCTGGCTGGGCCGGAGTTCTCCCTGGCTGACATCACCTGCTACTGCTGCGTGCAGCAGAGCGGCATGGCCTCCTCTGCTCCTGCTAATGTGCAGCGCTGGCTCAAGTCCTGTGAGAACCTTGGTCACTTCAGCCTTGTCAAGCTACTTCTACCCTGA
- the aimp2 gene encoding aminoacyl tRNA synthase complex-interacting multifunctional protein 2 isoform X2, with translation MPMYQNGEMDPGVKALEARQDEIMRKLYELKAAVEGLAKTVTTPDADLDLTVSSSLSSQSFSSTSFTGATDLDAVLGKDLGALRDIVINANPEKPPLSLLVLCSLLCQRYRVLSTVHVHSSVTNVPSQLLSCLGPRHADSYARQMFQLGFTLIWKDVPKLQMKFSVQNMCPIEGEANVARFLFKLLAPYPSDPALATLVDSWVDVAFFQLAEGSAKERSVVLRSLNATLGRSPWLAGPEFSLADITCYCCVQQSGMASSAPANVQRWLKSCENLGHFSLVKLLLP, from the exons ATGCCCATGTACCAG AACGGTGAGATGGACCCTGGGGTCAAAGCTCTGGAGGCCAGGCAGGATGAGATCATGAGAAAACTGTATGAGCTCAAAGCAGCAGTGGAGGGCCTGGCCAAGACAGTGACCACCCCAGATGCCGATCTGGACCTGACAGTCAGCAGCAGCCTCTCCTCCCAAAGCTTCAGTTCCACAAGTTTTACAGGTGCCACTGACCTGGATGCAGTACTGGGAAAG GACCTCGGTGCTCTCCGAGATATCGTCATAAATGCCAACCCAGAAAAGCCGCCTCTCTCTCTGCTGGTGCTCTGCAGTCTGCTGTGCCAGCGCTACCGCGTGCTCTCCACCGTGCACGTCCACTCCTCAGTTACCAATGTGCCGTCACAGCTCTTGTCCTGCCTCGGTCCACGCCATGCAGACAGCTATGCCCGTCAAATGTTTCAGCTGGGCTTCACCCTCATATGGAAGGATG TTCCCAAACTGCAGATGAAGTTCAGTGTCCAGAACATGTGTCCCATTGAAGGCGAGGCCAACGTGGCACGCTTCCTCTTCAAGTTGCTGGCTCCCTACCCAAGTGACCCTGCTCTTGCCACATTGGTGGACAGCTGGGTAGACGTGGCTTTCTTCCAGCTGGCAGAGGGCAGCGCCAAGGAGCGTTCTGTTGTCCTGCGGTCCCTCAATGCCACTCTGGGGCGCAGTCCGTGGCTGGCTGGGCCGGAGTTCTCCCTGGCTGACATCACCTGCTACTGCTGCGTGCAGCAGAGCGGCATGGCCTCCTCTGCTCCTGCTAATGTGCAGCGCTGGCTCAAGTCCTGTGAGAACCTTGGTCACTTCAGCCTTGTCAAGCTACTTCTACCCTGA